In Candidatus Eisenbacteria bacterium, the genomic stretch CCGGCGGCATCGCCCACGACTTCAACAATCTGCTCACCGTGATCCTGGCGTACAGCGAGCAGCAGATCGCGAAGCTCGGAGCCGAGCATCCACTGAGCCGTGCGGCGGTCGAGATCCACAAGGCCGCCACCCGCGCGGCCTCGCTGACCCGGCAGCTCCTGGCCTTCAGCCGCCGCCAGGTGCTGGAGCCGAGCGTGCTGGATCTCGACGCCGTGCTCGCCGATCTCGGCCCGATGCTCAAACGGGTGATCGGCGAGGACATCGATCTGCACGTTCATCCCGGCGAGCATGAAGGACGGGTGCGCGCCGATCGCCTGCAGATCGAGCAGGTGGTGATGAACCTGGTCGTCAACGCTCGTGACGCCATGCCCCACGGCGGGCGTCTCACGATCGACACCGGCCGCGTCACGATCGGTGCGCGCGACGCCGCGCGACTGGAGGGTCTGGTGCCCGGTCCCTACGTGACGCTTCGGGTGTGCGATAGCGGGATCGGCATGGACCCAGACGTTCGCGCCAAGCTGTTCGAGCCGTTCTTCACCACCAAGGAGCGCGGTGAGGGCACGGGTCTCGGCCTGTCCACAGCGTACGGCATCGTGCAGCAGAGCGGCGGCGCCATCGAGGTCGAGAGCGAGCCCGATCAGGGGGCAACCTTCACCATCTACCTGCCGAGCGTGGAGGCGACGGTCGCCGGGCCGGCGCCCGCGGCCGAGCCCGGGCGCGAGAACGGCGGCCACGAGACCGTGCTGCTGGCCGAGGACGAAGCGGTGGTGCGCGATCTCATGTCGGAGCTGATGCAGGGCGCGGGTTACCACGTGCTCGAAGCGCAAGGCGGCCGCGCCGCGCTCGAGGTGTCCGAGGCGTTCGCCGAGCCCATCCATCTCCTGCTCACCGACGTGGTCATGCCGGGCATGAGCGGGCGCGAGCTGGCCGAGAAGATCACGGCGCGCCGCCCCGAGACCCGCGTGCTCTACGTGTCCGGATACACCCGCGACCTGATCGCCCGGCAGGGCATCCTCGAGCCAGGTGTCCACCTCTTGCAAAAGCCCTTCGATCCCGACGTCCTGCTGCGCAAGATCCGCGAGATCCTGGACAGCCCGGGCCGGCAGGCCGCTTAGCCGCGTCCGCGGCCGTTTCGACGCGGCCGTCGTGGCTCCTCCACAACCCCGTTCACCCCTGTTTTCCGCTTGCAGGGCCCGGGCCCGGCGACTAGTCTCGCGCGCTCCGTGAACGCGGGCTTCCCCGGTCTTCGAGACCGAATCCAGGCGGTTCGAGAGGCCATCGCCGCTGCGGCGAAACGGTCGGGCAGGGATGCGGGAGCCGTGCGGCTGATCGGCGTGGTGAAGACCGTCGCTGCGGACGTGGTCCGGGAAGCGGTCGCTTCAGGGCTCGAGGATCTGGGCGAGAACCGGGTCCAGGAGGCCGAAGCGAAGATCGCGGCGGTGGGGCGGAAGGGGGCTCGCTGGCACATGGTCGGACACGTTCAACGCAACAAGGCGGGCCGCGTCGTGGAGCTCTTCGACTTCGTCCATGGAGTGGACTCGCTCGCCCTCGCGCAGGCGCTGGCCCAGCGTGCTTCGAGCGCCGGGCGAACGCTTCCGGTCCTGGTCGAGGTCAACGTGAGCGGTGAGTCCAGCAAGTTCGGAGTGGCGCCCGCGGATCTCGAGCCGTTGCTCGGACGAGTGGCCGGGCTGCCGGGACTCGAGGTGAGAGGCGTGATGACGGTGGGACGGCCCGTGGAGCGCGCCGAGGATGCGCGCGCCGACTTCGCGCGCTTGCGCGAGCTGCGTGACGGCGCGGCCGCGCGGCTCGGGCTCGATCTG encodes the following:
- a CDS encoding YggS family pyridoxal phosphate-dependent enzyme — protein: MNAGFPGLRDRIQAVREAIAAAAKRSGRDAGAVRLIGVVKTVAADVVREAVASGLEDLGENRVQEAEAKIAAVGRKGARWHMVGHVQRNKAGRVVELFDFVHGVDSLALAQALAQRASSAGRTLPVLVEVNVSGESSKFGVAPADLEPLLGRVAGLPGLEVRGVMTVGRPVERAEDARADFARLRELRDGAAARLGLDLPELSMGMSGDFGVAVEEGATMVRVGTALFGPRG
- a CDS encoding PAS domain S-box protein, with product MTRRLKPEDWAFLFDTSADGIFLVGKGGEILHANPRACELLGYRLDELVKLRTADIVAPEDLNRHLKRLDEARTNSVLPEERRMRRRDGTVFRVEGWGRGLADGSVVGFIRDIEERRLAAAERDRAEDALRLSEKRFRALIEGTSDVVAIVGADRKIRYQSPSIERVLGYEPASMIGRDPVDFIHAEDRERAEEAFMRIVQSGSIDPLEVRMLHRDGTWRVVEGWGVSRLDDPDIQGMVIHCRDVSDRHATKEALLQSESQLRHSQRLESVGRLAGGIAHDFNNLLTVILAYSEQQIAKLGAEHPLSRAAVEIHKAATRAASLTRQLLAFSRRQVLEPSVLDLDAVLADLGPMLKRVIGEDIDLHVHPGEHEGRVRADRLQIEQVVMNLVVNARDAMPHGGRLTIDTGRVTIGARDAARLEGLVPGPYVTLRVCDSGIGMDPDVRAKLFEPFFTTKERGEGTGLGLSTAYGIVQQSGGAIEVESEPDQGATFTIYLPSVEATVAGPAPAAEPGRENGGHETVLLAEDEAVVRDLMSELMQGAGYHVLEAQGGRAALEVSEAFAEPIHLLLTDVVMPGMSGRELAEKITARRPETRVLYVSGYTRDLIARQGILEPGVHLLQKPFDPDVLLRKIREILDSPGRQAA